A region from the Buteo buteo chromosome 19, bButBut1.hap1.1, whole genome shotgun sequence genome encodes:
- the LOC142041927 gene encoding putative G-protein coupled receptor 19 → MFVHSMDNSSAPFVLPTFLLLLQNKSYPETSTPPAGHGLTESPIGPPSSRNHTVLQYQLRLGEIAAASMVLGALWLVSVFGNSLVCLVIHRSRRTQSTTNYFVVSLACADLLISVASVPFVLLQFTYGRWVLGNAMCKLVRYVQYLTPGVQIYVLLSICVDRFYTILYPLSFKVSREKAKKMILASWLFDAGLASPAFFFYGSNSDDHCNFFLPGSWEGALYGAIHLLLGFLIPSILILLFYQKVIRYIWRIGTDGRTVRRTMNIVPRTKVKTIKMFLTLNSVFLLSWLPFYVAQLWHPQETDYRKSTLLFLAVTWVSFSSSASKPTLYSVYNANFRRGMKETFCMSAMKCYRSNAYTITTSSRIAKKNHVGIADMSAPAKTVTKDSIYDAFNREAKEKKLAWPIQSNPTNTFV, encoded by the coding sequence ATGTTTGTCCACAGCATGGATAACAGCAGCGCTCCTTTTGTTCTCCCTACCttcttgctcctgctgcagaacaagAGCTACCCCGAAACCTCCACCCCTCCTGCTGGCCACGGGCTGACCGAGTCACCCATAGGACCCCCCTCAAGCAGGAACCACACTGTCTTGCAGTATCAGCTGAGGCTGGGGGAAATTGCGGCAGCCAGCATGGTTTTGGGAGCGTTGTGGCTGGTCTCCGTCTTTGGAAACTCCCTCGTCTGCTTAGTGATCCACAGGAGCAGGAGGACGCAATCCACCACCAACTATTTTGTCGTCTCCCTGGCTTGCGCAGACCTTCTCATCAGTGTCGCAAGCGTGCCCTTCGTGCTGCTTCAGTTCACCTAcggcaggtgggtgctggggaatGCCATGTGCAAGCTGGTGAGGTACGTACAGTACCTCACCCCTGGCGTCCAGATATACGTGCTCCTCTCCATATGCGTGGATCGATTCTACACCATCCTCTACCCCCTGAGCTTCAAAGTGTCCAGggagaaagccaagaaaatgaTCCTGGCCTCCTGGCTCTTTGACGCCGGATTGGCATCACCGGCTTTCTTCTTCTACGGCTCCAACAGCGACGACCACTGCAACTTCTTCCTCCCCGGTTCTTGGGAAGGAGCCCTCTACGGTGCCATCCACCTCTTGCTGGGCTTTCTGATCCcttccatcctcatcctcctcttctaCCAGAAGGTCATCAGGTACATTTGGAGAATAGGCACCGACGGCAGGACTGTCAGGAGGACAATGAATATTGTCCcaagaacaaaagtgaaaaccATCAAGATGTTCTTAACGCTCAACTCGGTCTTCCTCCTGTCCTGGCTCCCTTTCTACGTGGCACAGCTGTGGCACCCGCAGGAAACAGACTACAGAAAGAGCACCTTGCTTTTCCTGGCCGTCACCTGGgtttctttcagctcttcagcctCCAAGCCAACCCTCTACTCCGTCTATAATGCCAACTTCAGAAGAGGGATGAAAGAAACTTTTTGCATGTCTGCCATGAAATGCTACAGAAGCAATGCATACACCATCACCACCAGTTCCAGGATagccaaaaaaaatcatgttggGATCGCAGATATGTCAGCTCCGGCAAAAACTGTCACCAAAGATTCCATCTATGATGCTTTtaacagagaagcaaaggaaaaaaagcttgccTGGCCTATTCAATCCAATCCAACAAATACGTTTGTCTAG
- the LOC142041911 gene encoding putative G-protein coupled receptor 19 — MFVHSMDNSSAPFVLPTFLLLLQNKSYPETSTPPAGHGLTESPIGPPSSRNHTVLQYQLRLGEIAAASMVLGALWLVSVFGNSLVCLAIHRSRRMQSTTDYFVVSLACADLLISVASVPFVLLQFTYGRWVLGNAMCKLVRYVQYLTPGVQMYVLLSICVDRFYTILYPLSFKVSREKAKKMILASWLFDAGLASPAFFFYGSNSDDHCNFFLPGSWEGALYGAIHLLLGFLIPSILILLFYQKVITYIWRIGTDGRTVRRTVNIVPRTKVKTIKMFLTLNSVFLLSWLPFYVAQLWHPQETDYRKSTLLFLAVTWVSFSSSASKPTLYSVYNANFTRGMKEICCMSAMKYYRSNAYTITTSSRIAKKNHVGIADMAAPAKNVTRDSIYDAFHREAKEKKLAWPIQSNPPNTFV; from the coding sequence ATGTTTGTCCACAGCATGGATAACAGCAGCGCTCCTTTTGTTCTCCCTACCttcttgctcctgctgcagaacaagAGCTACCCCGAAACCTCCACCCCTCCTGCTGGCCACGGGCTGACCGAGTCACCCATAGGACCCCCCTCAAGCAGGAACCACACTGTCTTGCAGTATCAGCTGAGGCTGGGGGAAATTGCGGCAGCCAGCATGGTTTTGGGAGCGTTGTGGCTGGTCTCCGTCTTTGGAAACTCCCTCGTCTGCTTAGCGATCcacaggagcaggaggatgcaATCCACCACCGACTATTTTGTCGTCTCCCTGGCTTGCGCAGACCTTCTCATCAGTGTCGCAAGCGTGCCCTTCGTGCTGCTTCAGTTCACCTAcggcaggtgggtgctggggaacgCCATGTGCAAGCTGGTGAGGTACGTACAGTACCTCACCCCTGGCGTCCAGATGTACGTGCTCCTCTCCATATGCGTGGATCGATTCTACACCATCCTCTACCCCCTGAGCTTCAAAGTGTCCAGggagaaagccaagaaaatgaTCCTGGCCTCCTGGCTCTTTGACGCCGGATTGGCATCACCGGCTTTCTTCTTCTACGGCTCCAACAGCGACGACCACTGCAACTTCTTCCTCCCCGGTTCTTGGGAAGGAGCCCTCTACGGTGCCATCCACCTCTTGCTGGGCTTTCTGATCCcttccatcctcatcctcctcttctaCCAGAAGGTCATCACGTACATTTGGAGAATAGGCACCGACGGCAGGACTGTCAGGAGGACGGTGAATATTGTCCcaagaacaaaagtgaaaaccATCAAGATGTTCTTAACGCTCAACTCGGTCTTCCTCCTGTCCTGGCTCCCTTTCTACGTGGCACAGCTGTGGCACCCGCAGGAAACAGACTACAGAAAGAGCACCTTGCTTTTCCTGGCCGTCACCTGGgtttctttcagctcttcagcctCCAAGCCAACCCTCTACTCCGTCTATAATGCCAACTTCACAAGAGGGATGAAAGAAATTTGTTGCATGTCCGCCATGAAATACTACAGAAGCAACGCATACACCATCACCACCAGTTCCAGGATAGCCAAAAAAAATCACGTTGGGATCGCAGATATGGCAGCTCCGGCAAAAAATGTCACCAGAGATTCCATCTACGACGCTTTtcacagagaagcaaaggaaaaaaagcttgccTGGCCCATTCAATCCAATCCCCCAAATACGTTTGTCTAG
- the LOC142041903 gene encoding putative G-protein coupled receptor 19 has protein sequence MFVHSMDNSSAPFVLPTFLLLLQNKSYPETSTPPAGHGLTESPIGPPSSRNHTVLQYQLRLGEIAAASMVLGALWLVSVFGNSLVCLAIHRSRRMQSTTDYFVVSLACADLLISVASVPFVLLQFTYGRWVLGNAMCKLVRYVQYLTPGVQMYVLLSICVDRFYTILYPLSFKVSREKAKKMILASWLFDAGLASPAFFFYSSNSDDHCNFFLPGSWEGALYGAIHLLLGFLIPSILILLFYQKVITYIWRIGTDGRTVRRTVNIVPRTKVKTIKMFLTLNSVFLLSWLPFYVAQLWHPQETDYRKSTLLFLAVTWVSFSSSASKPTLYSVYNANFTRGMKEICCMSAMKYYRSNAYTITTSSRIAKKNHVGIADMAAPAKNVTKDSIYDAFNREAKEKKLAWPIQSNPPNTFV, from the coding sequence ATGTTTGTCCACAGCATGGATAACAGCAGCGCTCCTTTTGTTCTCCCTACCttcttgctcctgctgcagaacaagAGCTACCCCGAAACCTCCACCCCTCCTGCTGGCCACGGGCTGACCGAGTCACCCATAGGACCCCCCTCAAGCAGGAACCACACTGTCTTGCAGTATCAGCTGAGGCTGGGGGAAATTGCAGCAGCCAGCATGGTTTTGGGAGCGTTGTGGCTGGTCTCCGTCTTTGGAAACTCCCTCGTCTGCTTAGCGATCcacaggagcaggaggatgcaGTCCACCACCGACTATTTTGTCGTCTCCCTGGCTTGCGCAGACCTTCTCATCAGTGTCGCAAGCGTGCCCTTCGTGCTGCTTCAGTTCACCTAcggcaggtgggtgctggggaacgCCATGTGCAAGCTGGTGAGGTACGTACAGTACCTCACCCCTGGCGTCCAGATGTACGTGCTCCTCTCCATATGCGTGGATCGATTCTACACCATCCTCTACCCCCTGAGCTTCAAAGTGTCCAGggagaaagccaagaaaatgaTCCTGGCCTCCTGGCTCTTTGACGCCGGATTGGCATCACCGGCTTTCTTCTTCTACAGCTCCAACAGCGACGACCACTGCAACTTCTTCCTCCCCGGTTCTTGGGAAGGAGCCCTCTACGGTGCCATCCACCTCTTGCTGGGCTTTCTGATCCcttccatcctcatcctcctcttctaCCAGAAGGTCATCACGTACATTTGGAGAATAGGCACCGACGGCAGGACTGTCAGGAGGACGGTGAATATTGTCCcaagaacaaaagtgaaaaccATCAAGATGTTCTTAACGCTCAACTCGGTCTTCCTCCTGTCCTGGCTCCCTTTCTACGTGGCACAGCTGTGGCACCCGCAGGAAACAGACTACAGAAAGAGCACCTTGCTTTTCCTGGCCGTCACCTGGgtttctttcagctcttcagcctCCAAGCCAACCCTCTACTCCGTCTATAATGCCAACTTCACAAGAGGGATGAAAGAAATTTGTTGCATGTCCGCCATGAAATACTACAGAAGCAACGCATACACCATCACCACCAGTTCCAGGATAGCCAAAAAAAATCACGTTGGGATCGCAGATATGGCAGCTCCAGCAAAAAATGTCACCAAAGATTCCATCTATGATGCTTTtaacagagaagcaaaggaaaaaaagcttgccTGGCCCATTCAATCCAATCCCCCAAATACGTTTGTCTAG